TACTCGACCTTATCAAGCAGCAGCCCGAGCTGGGCGAGAAACTCTCACCCAAATACGGCTATACCTATGCTGAAGTGCTGTGGGCCGTACGCGAGGAGATGGCCATGACGGTCGAGGACGTGCTTTCGCGCCGTGTGCGCCTGCTCTTCGTCGATGCCCGCGAAGCCATCGCGGCGGCGCCGAAGGTAGCCGCGATGATGGCCAGAGAACTGGGACACGACCAGGCCTGGGTCGATACACAGGTAAAGGATTTCACGGATTTGGCGAAAACGTATATCTTTGAACAAAACTGATCGCTGAACCATGTGGAAAATACTACGACCCCCTAAACACAAGCCGCCCGTCGCTGCGGAAAAAATAGACAAAGAGTACAAGCGGCTGCGGTTGCAGGTATTCATCGGCATCTTCATCGGATATGCCGGTTACTACCTTGTCCGCAAGAATTTCACGCTGGCCATGCCCCACCTTGTCGAAATGGGTTTCGACAAGGGTGACCTGGGCATCGCGCTTTCGGCGAACGCCATTGCCTACGGGCTTTCGAAGTTCCTGATGGGCGGCGTTTCCGACCGCAGCAACGCCCGTGTCTTCCTGCCGCTGGGACTGGTGTTGTCGGCGCTGGTGACGATGTTCCTCGGGACATCGGCCGGTATCTCGTCGATCATCATGATGTTCATCACGCAGTTCCTCATCGGCTGGTTCCAGGGTATGGGCTGGCCCCCGTGCGGACGCGTCATGACCCACTGGTTCTCGCAGAACGAACGCGGCACGAAGATGTCGATCTGGAACGTGGCCCACAACGTCGGCGGCGGCATGATCGGCCCGATGGCGGCCTACGGACTGTTGTGGTTCGGGTCGTGGCAGATCGGTACGTTCTGGTTCCCCGCCGTGGTGGCCATCGTGGTCGCGATGCTTGCATTCCTGCTGATCCGCGACACGCCCCAGTCGACCGGGCTCCCGCCCATCGAGAAATACCGCAACGACTACCCGAAAAATTACAGCGAGAAGTCGGAGCAGGAGCTTACGACGAAGGAAATCTTCTTCAAATACGTACTCAACAACAAGATACTCTGGTATATCGCCTTCGCCAATGCGTTCGTGTACCTGGTGCGTTACGGCGTACTGGACTGGGCGCCGACCTACCTGAAGGACATCAAGGGTTATGACATCAAGGATGTGGGCTGGGCCTACTCGGCATACGAATGGGCAGCCATCCCCGGCACGATCATCTGCGGATGGTTGTCGGACAAGGTCTTCAAAGGACGCCGGGCCATCACGACCATGATCTACATGGCACTCGTCGCGGTCTTCATCGTGATCTACTGGAAAAACATGGACAACGTACTGCTGGATAACATATCGCTGATCGCCATCGGATTCCTGATCTACGGCCCCGTGATGCTGATCGGCGTACAGGCCCTCGACCTCGCACCCAAGAAGGCCGCCGGGACAGCCGCCGGACTGACCGGATTCTTCGGATACTTCTTCGGCACGGCCATCCTCGCCAACATCGCCATGGGTTCGATCGTACAGCACCTGGGCTGGGACTGGGGATTCATCATGCTGCTCGCGGCGTGCGCACTGGCCTTCCTCTTCATCAGTTTCACCTACCGGGAAGAACAATATCTGGTTAAACAACGGAAATAGCAAGGCTTCACGGCGGCTCGGACGGCCGCTGCGGAGCGAGGGGTTCCTTTTATAGGATTGTTATGTTTGGGTGGGGCGTCAGCCCCGAATCGAAAAAGCCTTTAACTCCCGGTTAAGGGCTTTTTCATTGCCCCCGACCAGCCGGTCGACCAACGCATGGAACTTCGGGGAATGGTCGTGGTGAACGGTATGGCACAACTCGTGGACAATGACGAAATCGCGCAAATGCTCCGGAAGCGTCATCAGGAAAAGGCTCAGCGAAATGTTGTTCGTCCCGGTACAGCTCCCCCACTTCGTACGCGAGGCACGGATCGTCAGCTTGTTGTACTTCAGCCCCGTGATGCGGGAGAGCCGACCGATACGGTCGGGCAGGTCGGCTTTGGCGGCGCGCCGCAG
This Alistipes onderdonkii DNA region includes the following protein-coding sequences:
- the glpT gene encoding glycerol-3-phosphate transporter encodes the protein MWKILRPPKHKPPVAAEKIDKEYKRLRLQVFIGIFIGYAGYYLVRKNFTLAMPHLVEMGFDKGDLGIALSANAIAYGLSKFLMGGVSDRSNARVFLPLGLVLSALVTMFLGTSAGISSIIMMFITQFLIGWFQGMGWPPCGRVMTHWFSQNERGTKMSIWNVAHNVGGGMIGPMAAYGLLWFGSWQIGTFWFPAVVAIVVAMLAFLLIRDTPQSTGLPPIEKYRNDYPKNYSEKSEQELTTKEIFFKYVLNNKILWYIAFANAFVYLVRYGVLDWAPTYLKDIKGYDIKDVGWAYSAYEWAAIPGTIICGWLSDKVFKGRRAITTMIYMALVAVFIVIYWKNMDNVLLDNISLIAIGFLIYGPVMLIGVQALDLAPKKAAGTAAGLTGFFGYFFGTAILANIAMGSIVQHLGWDWGFIMLLAACALAFLFISFTYREEQYLVKQRK
- a CDS encoding M48 family metallopeptidase, with amino-acid sequence MITTVEHPRLGEVVLSQSRRARRISISVRGTGCVRLSFPCGVSARRAMEFLECKAGWVEAARARLAQRRAALPPQLPPAAEKARVEELRRAAKADLPDRIGRLSRITGLKYNKLTIRASRTKWGSCTGTNNISLSLFLMTLPEHLRDFVIVHELCHTVHHDHSPKFHALVDRLVGGNEKALNRELKAFSIRG